The sequence ATAAGCATGATCTAAATGGAGAGCAATCGGAGCCGTTGTTTTTTGGGCTACCGTTTGGATGAAGGAAGCAAACCCTTCCACATCTACGGATGAAAAGTAACGTTCTCCTACGGCTAAGATCACCGGATTTTTTTCCCTGTTCGCTACGTTAATTGCCGCTTGGGCCGTTTCCAGGCTATACACGCTAAATGCTGCGACAGCATACCGATTTTTTTGAGCATCCTGTAAAATAGATGTCGTATCGACTAACAAGATAATACCTCCTGCTGGATGGATGTTTAGGAGATCAGCCAATTTCGCATGGCCGCGGAAACCGCTTCTGGTTGTTCCAATGTGCTCATATGACCACATTGCTCAATCTCTACTAGATTGGCATAAGAGATCTTTTCTTTCATTTCCATATGGATATCTACAGGACATAGACGATCCTCTCTTCCTACGATGAGTAGCGTCTGGCAACGTATGTTTGGCAATACGTCAAAACCATTCGGTTTGGTCATGACAGCCTTCAACTGATTAATATAGGCTTCTTTTCCTACTTTTTCGGCCATATCTATAATGTTGGATGATAAAGTTTCTATTAAAGGATGGGCTTCATAAAGGAGGTTTGGTAAAAATTTTTCTCGAACGACCGTCGAAAATTCACCACAGCTCACCCTCTTTATAAGCGGACCCCAAATATCCATTTGTTCCGCCCTAGGGGGCTGAGCCGTTGTATCCAATAAAGCTAGCTTCAACACGCGCTCCGGTGCTTGGCGCATGATTTCTATCGCTACAATCCCTCCTAAAGATAACCCTGCGAGGGCAAACCTGTCTGGAGCCTGCTCCAACATGTGCCTCGCCATTCCTTTAATGGTAGGTTGCGTGGTCACATCTCCCACCGTTATCTCTGCCAGATCAGATAGATGGTCTATTTGATGAGCCCAAAGTTGTTCGTTGCAAAGCGTCCCAGGCAGTAAAAGAAGCGGTGTTTTAGCCATCATTTCAGCTCTTACTCCCCCTTTAACTTTTCCCCGCAGGATTCCCGGACCACTAGATGATCCTCCAGAATAATATGGGGTCGATCGATCTTTTCTTGCTTGATCTTTTTAAGAAGAAATTCCATGGCCCTCTTCCCGATTTCAAATCGCGGCTGGTGGATGGTTGTTAATCGTGGTGTGGTAAAGCTGGACATTTCCACATCGTCAAAACCAACTACTGCAATATCCTCCGGTACCCGCAATCCTGCATCTTGAACCGCTTTTAAAGCGCCGATTGCTACATTGTCGTTTCCCCCATAGATGGCCGCGGGAAGCTTCTCGAAGCTTAGAAGCTTTTGGGCCGCTAAATAGCCGTCTTCGAATTGATATCCGCCTTCTTGAATTAGCGATTCCTCAACAGGTATCCCGTGCTGATACAAGGCCTGTTTATATCCTGACAAACGGGTTTGACTTTGCAAACGTCTCATATCTCCTGTAATATGGGCAATACGCCGATGACCCAGGCTGATAAGATGGTTCGTAATTTTCCGGCTTGCACTTTCATTATCGATGGAAATGGAAGGGATATCCGGATCGGGTATATAATCAAAAGCCAACACAATCGGGCTGTTTTGATGGATCTTTTCAATCGTTGAATTGACATCTATACCCGCTGTCGTAAGGATCACCCCATCCACCCGATTCTCAAGGATCAGATCAATGTATTCTTTTTCTTTATCCGCCTCTCCATCTGTACTTCCAATTAACAAATAGTAGCCGGCTTCCCGAGCGACGTCCTCGATCCCTCGAATAAATTCAGCAAAAAATGGATTTTTAATATTAATCATCAAGACTACAATAATATTGCTTTGGGCCATCCTTAAGGTGCGAGCGGCGCTGTTAGGCTTATAGCCGAGTTCTTCCATCGCCTTCATCACACGCTCTTTTGTTTTTTCATTTACATTATTTTCATTGGATGTTACCCTTGAAACGGTAGCTATCGATACGTTAGCTAGTTTCGCCACATCGTGAATTGTTGCCATAACCTCATATCCTTTCAAATAAATCGACCATGTAAAGGTTTACATGTATTATATCATACCTGCTCGATTTATTGAAATTACCAGTTAAAACAATATATTGTGTTTTCTTTAAGCTAGCTGTTCCACAAGCTCCACTAAGGTAGAATCGTCTCCCACGTTACCCGGAAACACAATATACGGCATATGAGGAAACTTCGCCTCTTCTCCTGTCAGCCAAACCGGAATGCCTGCAGCCGCCTGTCCGATTACATTCGCCATTTGAATACCGAGACCGATCGTAGCCACATCACTGGACGTAATCCCCCCCTTAGCAAGGATAAATTTCGGTGCTACCTGCAAAGTTTGGATAACTTTAGTGAGGGCTTGGGACACATGTTGGCTGATTTTTAGGTTGTCATCTTGATTTTTAGCGACAATAAGCTCTCGGCTGGTGTAGACCACAACCGTTTTTCCCGAACCGATCAAAACATTAATTTCAGCTTGTACGCGATCTATTTCCGCGTCTCTTTTTTCCGGAAGAAGTAACCACTGAACGCTGATCTCCAAGGGGGTTACTTGTCTGCTTCCTAATAATCGCTGGAGCTGGTTCGTAGTTTTCTGAACATGAGATCCAACGATAACCAAGCCCCCTTTATCATCCTGCCCCGTTTTTATCATCTGTTCTTTGGACAAGTAGGCTTGATCCTCTATACCAGCATAAGACTTGATAAAGGAAGAGGCCGTCCGGTAAATAAATCTTTTTCCTTGATTCTCCGCTTGTAGAAGAGCTAAGGATAAAACATCTAGATCTTCATAACAGAGGGCATTGACGATAATGGGTTGGTTTTCTTTTGCAGCTAGCAAAAGATTCATTACGCTATCCGGACCTTTTCTAAGCGTCTCAATTGATATTCTGGTGCACTGCTCTTTTTTGATGCGACCCTTTGTTTTTTCTTCTACCCATTCACACAGATGACTTTTTTCAAATCCAAAAGCTTTGTCCTTAGAAAATTCCGTTTGGCTGATCGGAGTAAGACGATTCCCTTCTTTTATATAGTGGGTATCATCATACGTATAACGTTGTCCTTCGAAAAAGGCCGGGATGATTAAATGCGCATCGATCGGATCCTTGATCGCCTGATTCCATTCCTCAACAGCGACGTCAATTTCTAAAGGATAGTGCCCACGGAGGGTGGAATCCCCTCGGTTAATTAAGGCAAAAGAACAGCCCTGTTCTTTTGCCACCTCCGTCAGGTTTTTAAGGATCTCTCGATTCATCTCCTCTGCTTTTCCAGGCTCAAAACTTCTAGTATTCGTTAGAATATAAAAAATGAAGTCCGCCTGCTGAAACGCTTTCCGTAGTAGATCTATATCCCATCGGGTTAGGACAAGTAGGTCGTGAACGGTTTGCGTGCCAGTTGGATCATCATCCAACACAATGACTTTTCGGTTCAGTTGCTTATTTAAGGACTTGATTTTTTGTCGAGCATTTTCTGCTGTCCAGGGTAATGGCAATATTTCCTTCAGCTGTTCCAATCCTAATCGAGATGGTTGAATCACAGTTCTCTTCCCTCCAGCCATTTCCTTGTTCAAACCTTATATGTTTATCCTAAGCCCTGAATTAGGGCTTAGGATAATGGCTACTCTCTTATTAAACGACCATGTTCGTCCAGTTCCATCTTATTCTTTTTGGCTTCCTCAATAACCGACTCAGTCCATTGAAGAGGCACCCATTCATCACCGCCGCTGACCACATAAAGGAAACCCGTTTCCTTCCCTACATTTCTAATGCTTCGAATCAGATTTTTCGGCACGGACATCACATCTTTTTCCGTCAAAACAATTTCGTCTTCTTTACCTTCTAAACTCCAAGAAACCTTCCATTCCCCTTTGTAAACGATTAGGACTTGTGATGTAGACTGACTACACGAGCTTAATCCGTTTCCAGGTTCGGCTTCCAGCAATTCAAGACTGAAAGAATGTGGATTTGTAATAAGCGTAGGGCGGTTTGGATCGGTTGAGATCCCTGGTCCGATAATTCCATACGTTAACTTCTTTCCACCTTCCGAAAGACAATCCAAGAAGGCCTCCTTATACGGAAAACGATCCTTAAAACAGAATACGCGGGCATTCATTTCTTCCTGAGTCACCTTGCGAATTTTGGCTAACTCTTCCTGAATCATCGGCTCGATGACTTTTGCCTCCTCAGGAATGGTCACCCCCTGGGCCGTATCAATCAATCGACCATCTTCTAAGAGAACTAGACCATAATCTTTTGCATCTCGCAGGACCTGTGGCCCCCACGTCACTTTTTTCGGGTCATCCTCACCTAAGATAGAAAACAGAAAACC is a genomic window of Ammoniphilus sp. CFH 90114 containing:
- a CDS encoding alpha/beta fold hydrolase, with translation MMAKTPLLLLPGTLCNEQLWAHQIDHLSDLAEITVGDVTTQPTIKGMARHMLEQAPDRFALAGLSLGGIVAIEIMRQAPERVLKLALLDTTAQPPRAEQMDIWGPLIKRVSCGEFSTVVREKFLPNLLYEAHPLIETLSSNIIDMAEKVGKEAYINQLKAVMTKPNGFDVLPNIRCQTLLIVGREDRLCPVDIHMEMKEKISYANLVEIEQCGHMSTLEQPEAVSAAMRNWLIS
- a CDS encoding four-carbon acid sugar kinase family protein, whose product is MIQPSRLGLEQLKEILPLPWTAENARQKIKSLNKQLNRKVIVLDDDPTGTQTVHDLLVLTRWDIDLLRKAFQQADFIFYILTNTRSFEPGKAEEMNREILKNLTEVAKEQGCSFALINRGDSTLRGHYPLEIDVAVEEWNQAIKDPIDAHLIIPAFFEGQRYTYDDTHYIKEGNRLTPISQTEFSKDKAFGFEKSHLCEWVEEKTKGRIKKEQCTRISIETLRKGPDSVMNLLLAAKENQPIIVNALCYEDLDVLSLALLQAENQGKRFIYRTASSFIKSYAGIEDQAYLSKEQMIKTGQDDKGGLVIVGSHVQKTTNQLQRLLGSRQVTPLEISVQWLLLPEKRDAEIDRVQAEINVLIGSGKTVVVYTSRELIVAKNQDDNLKISQHVSQALTKVIQTLQVAPKFILAKGGITSSDVATIGLGIQMANVIGQAAAGIPVWLTGEEAKFPHMPYIVFPGNVGDDSTLVELVEQLA
- a CDS encoding LacI family DNA-binding transcriptional regulator, with translation MATIHDVAKLANVSIATVSRVTSNENNVNEKTKERVMKAMEELGYKPNSAARTLRMAQSNIIVVLMINIKNPFFAEFIRGIEDVAREAGYYLLIGSTDGEADKEKEYIDLILENRVDGVILTTAGIDVNSTIEKIHQNSPIVLAFDYIPDPDIPSISIDNESASRKITNHLISLGHRRIAHITGDMRRLQSQTRLSGYKQALYQHGIPVEESLIQEGGYQFEDGYLAAQKLLSFEKLPAAIYGGNDNVAIGALKAVQDAGLRVPEDIAVVGFDDVEMSSFTTPRLTTIHQPRFEIGKRAMEFLLKKIKQEKIDRPHIILEDHLVVRESCGEKLKGE
- a CDS encoding cupin domain-containing protein, producing the protein MKTLSTEEILKRVIRKEDFVADKTAFIDARTPGSDKKENYCIIGPGVSENPNRFINLIEPHGFNIGAAAMPNGCINSLHLHQTAEVFIVAKGTWRFIWGNEGTDGEAILTEGDVISLPTHIFRGFKNIGSDDGFLFSILGEDDPKKVTWGPQVLRDAKDYGLVLLEDGRLIDTAQGVTIPEEAKVIEPMIQEELAKIRKVTQEEMNARVFCFKDRFPYKEAFLDCLSEGGKKLTYGIIGPGISTDPNRPTLITNPHSFSLELLEAEPGNGLSSCSQSTSQVLIVYKGEWKVSWSLEGKEDEIVLTEKDVMSVPKNLIRSIRNVGKETGFLYVVSGGDEWVPLQWTESVIEEAKKNKMELDEHGRLIRE